ACGGGTGTGCCTCGCCATCCATCATGGCCAGCGCATGGGCCAGCAGCGGCCCCACGATCGCCAGGCCCTGGCCTGCCGCCCGCGGGCTGCCCGGCATCGCCAGCACCAGCATGCGCCCCAGCTGCACCGCTTCGGCCCGGCTCAGCCATGCCTGTGGCGTATGCCGCGCGCTTTCGCTGCGCAGCATCTCGGCCAGCCCGCTGACCCGGCGATCGGCCACCTGCGCCAGTGCCTCGGGCGTGAGGTCACGCGGACCCAGCCCGGTGCCGCCGGTGCACAGGCACAGGCGTACCTGCGCCGCCGCCAGCGCGCGCAGGTGCGCGGCCAGCGGCTGCACGCCATCGGGCAGCACGTCGACGTGATCCACCTGCGCGCCCAGCTGACGCAGGCCCTCCACCAGCAACGGGCCGGAGCGGTCCTCGTAGCGGCCCTCGTGCGCCCGGTCGCTGAGCGTGACCACGGCACACGACACGCCCTGCAGACGTGCGATGTCGCGCGGGCGGTAGTGCGCCTGCTCCGCCTCGCTCATGCCTTCCGGGTGCCGCCACAGGCCGCTCTTGCCGCCTTCCTTGAACAGCAGCCGGATGCCGCCGATCGCCAGCGCCGGTTCGACCGGCTTGCTCAGGTCGTACAGCGTCAGCAGCGCGGCGTTGACGCCGGCCAGCGCCTCCATCTCCACCCCGGTGCGGGCCTCGGTCGCTACCTCGCAATAAACCCGGATCGCCAGCCGCTCGGCCACCGGCTCGCAGTGCACGCGCACCAGCTCCAGCGGCAGCGGATGGCACAGCGGCATCAGCGCCGAAGCCTGCTTGGCGCCCTGCAGCCCGGCCACCTCCGCCATCACCAGCGCATCGCCCTTGGGCAGGCGGCGCTCGACGATCAGCGGCCACGCCACCGGGCCGGCCTGCAACTCGCCCACGGCCACGGCACGGCGGCGGGTCGGGCGCTTGTCGCGGATGTCCGCCATGTGGAAGGCGGCGACGTGT
This genomic stretch from Rhodanobacter thiooxydans harbors:
- the moaCB gene encoding bifunctional molybdenum cofactor biosynthesis protein MoaC/MoaB; the protein is MTLPATEHVAAFHMADIRDKRPTRRRAVAVGELQAGPVAWPLIVERRLPKGDALVMAEVAGLQGAKQASALMPLCHPLPLELVRVHCEPVAERLAIRVYCEVATEARTGVEMEALAGVNAALLTLYDLSKPVEPALAIGGIRLLFKEGGKSGLWRHPEGMSEAEQAHYRPRDIARLQGVSCAVVTLSDRAHEGRYEDRSGPLLVEGLRQLGAQVDHVDVLPDGVQPLAAHLRALAAAQVRLCLCTGGTGLGPRDLTPEALAQVADRRVSGLAEMLRSESARHTPQAWLSRAEAVQLGRMLVLAMPGSPRAAGQGLAIVGPLLAHALAMMDGEAHP